In Anopheles bellator chromosome 2, idAnoBellAS_SP24_06.2, whole genome shotgun sequence, the genomic stretch GCCCGTGGCCGGTAGCTTTTTCTTCAAGAATATAAATCTCTGAATCCGGTTCATAAATCAAGATGTTTTACTTTCGAAGCTGTCGAACCTCGAACCCAAATCGAACACCAAACGTTCATACGgattcggttccatttcgttGCCCACCACGGTTGGCACCATGCGGGATTGTCTTATGTATGTGgcggggttttctttttctggttCCCGGCTTTTTGGTTGGGTTCGACCACGACGGCGAAAGGTTCCTTTTGCTCGAATGAACCCCGTGAGCTGTCATCGGATCCCGTACAGGAGCTGACATTTGACCAAACCCTATGCGACAGGGCGAGGCCGGCTCCACTTGCAGTTGGTTCCGCCGGTCGAGAAACATCTCAGGCCCCACTGCCGTTTTACATACCGAATACAGAAAGCGTAGCATGGCCCGAGTCCAGGCCGAGACCCGTGGCAAGGCGGGGCAGATTtcttaaaattgaatttttcaccCAACGACCCACCCGTACCGACCATGGCAACGTGTGGGCATCCGTGCAACCAAGTAGAAGTAGAAATTAATATCCCTTCCTGGACACAGAGCGTAatggacggaacggaaccggaagacgGCGGTCCTGTTGACTCCATAACCGAGTGTAAAAACAGTGTGCTTCATCCAGCGGTACCACGTCCCAACCTGTGCGCCAATGCTGTGAGTGGTTAATGCACGAGGATcatttaattgaatatttatatGCATGTGTGCAACGAAACAGCGCCAGGGGGCACTGTACCGGGATGAGGAAATTTGTTTACAGTTGTTTAATACTTTTCAAAATTACTTTAATAGTGGCGGAAAATTGCTCGCATGATTGCTTTCGCAAGGGAGCACCACCACATTCCGGGAAGACACGCGCATCGGATCCTTCTTGTTGCTTGGGCGCTTCGCGATCAAGTAACGTGCTAAGCGcgtagaagaagaagaagaagggccGAGCTTATCGGGTTttcagtttccattttttctgcttttaCTTTCGCTCGGCCGAAACCAGGGTTGCCTATTTCCGGGCAGGGCTTCGGCGAACTAGAAGTTTccgtggcgaaagaaaaactttccacccaGCAAAAGTTTTGGGATCCGCGGAACAGGCGCGAGGAAGGTGGCGAGAGGAGCGATCGGAGCGCAGTGTGCCCATAAAGACGAAAACAAAGggtaaaaaatggaaattcaaaataaaaaagtgccACACTGAAACTCATAAAAATTGCAGCCAAACTCATTCCGTACCTTATCCGCTTCCAATACACAACAAACCAGAGGAACAACCCGGAAATTTCGCGACCGGCGCGTGAAAGAGGTCCTCCTCTCATCTGcatggtcggtcggtcgggggcGTAGGATAAAATGTAGACGAAGGAAAAAATACCGACTTTCAACAATGAAAAAAAGCGCAGGGAAAAGGCGCCAGGATCACCTTTGGCGCAAAGGAGCCGTGTGATGACGAAAACGGTAAGTCTAGCCGCTGGGCAAAACATGTTGAAAACAacactaaacaaacaaaaccactgGCCATGATaatagtaaaacaaaaccaggaATAAAGCAGAGGCACcgaaatcaaataataattatgATCGCTTATGATTTCGTGGAACGAATTTACACGTGTTCGTGTTCTTCATCTTGGCCGTGTAACAACAAGTAAGTAAAATGTGCGAACTACACAGAATAAGGGACCCATAAGTGATCGAAACGACACTAAACGTCACTTTCGATTCCATTGAGTCTAAcgatgtaaaatatttttatcacacTTATTCTTGTTCATGTGTGGAAACAGATTTTTATGTTACCCGCTCTACGACGTATACGATAAACtttataaaaattataataaaattaacTAAAAGTAGTAACACATATTAGTTCTAATAAAAAGTAGTTTAATCTGCATACGCAGGTGCAACGACGACCTGAGAGTAGTGGATTGAACCAATATTATTAAGCAGATGTAAGAACGAACCATCAAACTACCTTAATTAAACAATTCGAATACGATTGTTTATAACTGTAATGTAAAAAGTAATATGTAGAGACTACTTGGCTATCAACGGTCATTTCGTTGCTAACATTCGAATCGGTTGATTTGAAAAGTAGCGCCGCGTTTACAGCGGTGCACCTTGACGTACGCGTCGCTTTTCATTCGGCCACAGTTGATTACCGCAGCTTcagatgtttttttttttatgcgGGAAACGTCAAACGGACCAtgcttgttgttttgttgtgccGCGCGGAACAtcacgatggcgatggctgagGAATTTACCGGTAAGCACGAAATTCCATTTTAAAGACTTATTTATTACAGTTTGATTCGATCTTTCCAGTCATACCAATGAAATTCGAGGAGAATGACATCCATTGTCATCAAATTTTCGTAAAAGAGAACATTGCGAAAGGTTCGTCTAAACAAAAACCTGTCGGTAGAACGTTGTACGTGCTCAACATTCCGCCGTATGCGACGGAGGAATCTCTTCGGCAAGCGTTTTCCGTGTGTGGCGAAGTGCAAAATGTTATTCTGCAGGAGAAACCTTCTGTGAACGAGACCACTCCCGTCAACACACCATTGCCCTGCAATCtttttcaattcaaaattGCTTACATCGTGTTCCAAGATAAAACTTCGGTTAGAAAAGTGCTTAAAAAGCGAATGGTTAATCCACTAAACGCCGATAAAACACTACTGACGGGCGTCGATAAGTGGACAAAAGCGTACCAGGAGCGAATCCCCGATCCGGTGGCAATGCAGGTTGAAATTGATCGGTACATGAAGACGTACGATAAGCAagtggcagcagcgaaaaCTCAAAACCGCCAAGTGCAGGAAAGCGGGTGGACGAcagtttcgaagaaaaactcTGGTGTCTTTTCGCAGAAGCAGTCGGTAGTGAAAAAGTTGGAAAAGAAACTGGACAATGATCGTAACACGAAGGAGTTGAAGAATTTTTATACTTTCCAAATCCGAGAATCGAAGAAGAATGACATCATCAGTCTGCGGAAAAAGTACGATCGcgatttgaagaaaatggaacgaatcAAGAAGACGAAGCGCTTTAAACCGTATTGAGTGGAACGTATAAATAAAAGCACAACTTTTTCGTATGTCTCGGGCAGAGTGGCATGATGTATTGTGAAACATGCATTATACTTTGCTATATCCACAGTGGAGTGCACCAGATGCAACAAATTCCTTAGCTGGATTTGTTGGCATTGATAACAATTTGTAAGAGTTTGTTCTGCCCCGGAAGCGATTCCAGCCGAAAAACCAACTGTGTAATGTTGCCAAATACGCAGCGCGATGTTAGCCCTACCTGAATGGCTTGGGCGAACCGTTCCAGGCAACTTTGCAAGTGCTCTTCCTCGAGGTTTGTGCCTTGCTTCGTgaggttttccatttcggccTGAACCGTGTTTACGATGAGCGTCAAGTGCTGAGCATTTATAGGTTGCAGTGTCGGCGGTGTCGTAACGGGTGGTGCAGCTTCGAGCAGAGATTGAAGCACGGCCAGATGCAACTTGCTGTACAGCTCCTGCTTGTCCGTTATCAATAGTGACAGTACGCACCACCGTATGAGCCCAGCCAAAGGAGTAGTCACCGGCATTGCAATCGCGCCACTCGGCAGTGCTGGCTGTTGTTGTGATGCAAGGCATAACGACGGTGTTTCCGATACCCATTCGGTGATTACTTCCAGCAGTAGATCCGGTGGTGTTTCTAGGTGCTCTTTGCCACCCCCATTCAGGTACAGATCCGTTACGGCGGTTATCAAATTTGCTGCAAAACGTGGCGCCACCAAGGGTAACGATTTCAGCTGTTCGGAGgattttttggaaaatataaCGAAATCTCGCACGATACACTGGGCCAGCTCCAAACTCGCCGGGGAGGTGCACCCCAACTGCTGCATCCACGTCCCAGCCGCACACAGCAACGGTGCTATCGAGCCAGAAACCGCCGTACTGATGAGCTTGTTTAAAACACTGGTCCGGGTGTTGGAACCTCCGAAAAGTGATAGAAACACAGCATTGCGTGTCGCATCGGGTCCAGGGCGAGCAAAGTAATCACACAGGACCAGAACGAGTTGAAATTCTTCGATTGAAGACAGTCGCGGAGCCGATGAATGTTTGCCGTACTGCGGGGCGCCACGCTGCTCTTCGCGTCGCTCGCGAAAGATAAACTCGCTAATCAGATCCATCGCCATGTCGTGTTTATTCCGATTGATGATGAGATTTTCTACGGTGTAAAATATTATATCGATACTTTGAACCTTTCGAAATCCGCCTCTCACAGTGGTTATTACCTATGATTGGTAGAGCGTCTCGAGCCATATCGGGAAACTCCATTTTACGTAACATACTCCGCTCCTGACTGGTCATGTTTGTGGCGCGACACTATATCGTGGTAGGCGGAATTATCGTAAAATTTATCAACACGAAACACGGGCAAACGAAAATTCAAGCAACTTCATATAAGAATACAATCATAACATCCGCACGCATTCAACAACAAGCTGTCAAACGCGTAGGAAGCAACTGTggcagctgtcaaacgcgTAATAATCAACTGTGGCCTGCCGTAGCTTGcgatgtgtgcgtgagatGCGTGCACCAATCCTATCGCAGTTGCTTATTTATTAATGGAAGGTAGATCAACAAACGCGTCAGCGAGGGCGCCATGCAAATTTGGCAACAGTAATAGCccacgaaaacacaaaacaagtcGCGACGTTATGTGAGCAATCAACTCCGGTTCAGAAAAAGTGTTGAACGAAACCGTGTACGCAAAGTGTCGGTCACCCAGGAGGTGATTAGTTCGCTCACCATACGCTGAACCACGCAAAAGAACGCCATCAATATATCATCCGGTTCTGTGTAGTTTATAAAGCCGTGTGTTTACGAGTGAAGAGGAAAAGAGTGCGTAATTAGGCAACTCCGGGGTGATTTGCAAGATTCGGTCCACGTCGCGTCTCATGATGATGACCAACAATGGATTCAGCACCGGCGAGGAAGATTCCCGAGGTCCCGCCGATCAGATTTGCTGCCTGCTAGATGATGGAGAGCGGTGCCGACAGCAGGCCGGCAATGCGTCCTACAGCAAACGCATTCAAAAGACGGTCACCCAGCGCAGATTAAAACTCAGCATCGACAGTCACGTACGTATTGCAAAAGTGTTCTAAAAGTGCtactttcaaacaaaaacagcgtCACTTTCCACATTTCAACGCATCTTTTCCTCGTCAACTCAGGCTCGACATATTTACATTTGTGATTTTCACAAAGCGAGGATTCAGTGCGCACGTACGAAAAGACGCCGCCGGGACTCCGAAGATGATAGCAACGAAACGGACACCGATTTGCCCGAAGTGGACCTTTACCAGCTGCAGGTTAACACGTTACGGCGATACAAACGCTTCTACAAGGTATCGACACGGCCCGGCATCAACAAGGCACAGCTATCGGAGGTAAGCATCTCACTGCCGCATGACGTGTCCTAACAATCATCATAACGGCATCCTTTTATCTCTTTCTCCCTGCCGAAAATAGACAATCATGAAGCACTTCAAGACGATCCCTATcaaggaaaaggaaattttAACTTACTTCATATACATGGTAAAATCAAACTCGAACAAGCTGGACCAAAAGAACAACGCCAGTGCCGAGGCTACATGAAAAAGAGCGTCTGCCATCAGCTGGACAGTGGCTAAGGCACACCAACCTTCGTTTTGTGGTCCATCGTACTAACttgttttcgttcgaatgTTTCTCTCGATTCGTGTATAGCTTTATGGTACAATTTACACGCAGTGCTGCGTCGTGTGGCTCAGGGTTTGTCATGTTCGCTCATAGTTTTGTTGATATGTTTCTCCTGCCATTACGCCGATGCGTGCGAAAGTGCAAATCAAGGTATAAATTAGGATAGTGAACATGAACACAGTTATAAAGCGATTTCATCTCAACTCGATTACAAActggtttaattttattgattactCATCTATTGTGAGACTTGATGACATGCGCCAATAATATCCGCGTTTCACCATCAAGATGTTATTGTTTCTAGTTAAATATTCCGACGCAAATCatgcataataaaaaacaCTATCAACGAACAACGTTCTTTTCCGaacttttttgttatttatgcaccatattttattgcactaAGATCTTTAACATAGCCTGGAAGAAACAACACACGAGAGCTTCTGTTGCTTGCGACAGTGACAATAAAACTCTCCGCACTTCGATGGGTTGTaactctttttctctccttcaCACGCCAAACTGCATTATCTATGCTCTTCGCTGCCTTCGTGCGAAGCGAAACCCGTCAGGTcggttggaaaaaaattatccaTCGCTAGAGCCACCGGCGGCGTCGGGATGGGCTGAGCGAGCCGAAACAAGGAACAGCATACTTACCTGGCATAGGGGTTACCGTGATCACTAAGGCGGTTCCCCCAGGGTGAGGCCCTTCCATTGCACTTCGGTTGGGTTGACCCCTGCGATTATCCCTCATGTGGATAACTCGTATGCGCAATTTTTGGTAGCCGGGAAGTGCGTCCGCGCACATCCCGACCTCAATTTCAAAACAGACGAGAGGTATTGAGATTTACTTGGGCCGACAGTTTTCGGCTTTAAACTAGAGTCGTGGAAAGAAGAGCATGTGCATTGGGAGTCTTTTCCAAGGAGATACCGAAGCTGTTGATTTTTGATGCAAAGAAATCAATGCAACAAATGCATTTCAAAATGCAATAATTTTGTCCAAGACAAGGGCAAAAGAGAGGCGAGAGGAGAGAGCGCAGAGCAGCCTCCACGTGCGAGAGAAAGCCAAAACACGGCGCAAAAAGTACTCAGCGAGAGTTGGTCGCTCTCAAAGTAAGGTTCGAAAGTTCAAAGTCATGTTCGAAAGTCAGTTAGATTCAGAGACTGAGACTCAGACATTTACGGAGCCACagttaaatttcaaaaattcaagcgTGCGCCCGTTTTCTGCTTTTCCCTGTGCTTGCGTCCCCGACAGCTGGCACACCGGCTCTGGTGTTGCATTGCTGGCCGTCCGAAAGCGCATCGCAGATGCGGCGGTAAACTGCTTTAACGCGCCATCACAAGGAAAAGATCGCATTCAGTCCGGAAAGTGGCGAAGGAAACGTCAtaaaagcagaaaagaaagttcCATACGGCACCGGAGCCGATGATGTGTGTGAGTGCGATTGCCGCCGAGACACGCATGGGACCGGAGGCCGGTCCGGTGGTGCTCTGATTTGCTGATCGCGCAGATCGTGCGTGCGGAGTGTGTCCACTTTGTTTCTCGACGCTTCGCCGTTCGCAGTGAGTCACACGTGGCCGATAAGGATTCCCAACTTCTCCGCAGCCAAAGTGGACGATCGGACAACACGAACTTTGTaccggcaccgatcgataGGCTGCGAATGACGGGAGGCACGGTAAAGAGTtaataaaaacacatttctcACGGAAACAAAGCTCAGTCGCTGGTGAAACAGCGTGGCGCGAATCACAACGCTCCAGACACACTGACACACTTTGGTCCGCGAGGCTCACCATCAACAGAGATCACCGGTTTTTGGTCGCACCCTCGCCCGGGAAACGTGAAAAGTGTAACAGATCAGTGTGGAAACGATTGTTGCTCGGCATGATGCGCACCTCCCACGATATACTGtcccgacggcgacggtggtggtggattgTGTCCGTTCTGGTGCTTCTGGCTTACCCCGGTACGGTTGCCGGTGAAGGTTTGTTCGACAATTTCCTCAACCAGCTtatgacgacggcggcaacggcACAAAACTACCTCGAAGTGGCATACGACGATCAGCGCCAAGGTCGGGGCACCGAACCTCCTCCGGCCCAGGCAACACCGTCTGCCGTCCCGTCCGATTTTGATCATCCGGAACTTCCGGCTACGACGCAACAAACGGTACCGTTTGGCGGTGGCAGTTCCACCACACACGGTACGCGTGCTCCTCCACTGCCGTTCTGGAATCCGTTCGTTTGGTTGCGCCCAAAATCGCCCGCCATTCCGTACAATCCCGACACGGACCTCAGCACGGTAAGTTCCATTGGACAGCCGGCAAATCGCCCCAAATGTGGACTAAATCAGTCGATGGTGTGACGGAAGTGTCGGTTCGGGACATTTCTTTGTTGTTGAAGCTTAGACATCTTGCTCCCCGCCAACTGTCCTCATGATATGTGTTAGGAACAGTTCCAGGAAGATGAGATGGAAGTGGCGTACGATGGTTCTTGCCGCTTCCTTTGATGATTACAGTTGCGCGAACTACCAACATTAATAACTTCGATAGTAGTCATCGGCTTATCGCCTGTTTACCCGCAGCTGCCGCCGTGAATAAAAGCTAGCGTCATGCGACATAAACCTCAAGATCATACGTCAATAGGTCACCAGTCCTGTATGGCGTAACTGTGATTCATCGCCTTGCTGTGGCATTAACTAGCACCGGACCTCCGTCGCGTCGCATAACCGATCCCGTCGGTTCCACGATCCGATTTGGTCCAGTGACCCGGTGTCTGCCGTCTGGCATATAACGGTAATCCAGATCCAGATGTGTTTTCGGTCCCCGGCACCATCCTAATCCAATTTATCCCTGCACCGGTCCGGGTAGACCATTCTGTGTGCTTCTGTGGCGTGGGCTCAGTTTACAAATCCTGTGTGGCTAATTTAATTGCTCCAATAATCATCACGCCTCAATTGTAGGTGCAGCAAGCGCAAACGAGCCACAACGGGCGCCCACATTCGCGGCGCACCCAACCAGTGAGCTGGAACCAAATGGGTAGCAAATCTACAAAAAGCTCCCCCCTAAAAGAACTCATGGCCCAAGGTATACGATGCACCAGCGAGGAACAGCAGCGGAAACTCTTAAGGGCACGTATTACATGGATGAGTCGCTTTCAAATAGCACACGACAGATAGGGCTGCAGGCGAGGATTCCAACTGAATTAGACACGACGATGTGCTGTTGTGGTAGGAAAACAGCGTTAGATTCAACGCGCTGGTCAACGGCTGGTCAACGTGACCGCCAGCCGTCGAATACAACTATGATTTATTGGATTTTCGTGGACAACCATACGGGCTAGACGGGCAGGAGACAAGCCTCCCGGGACGGATGTGTCGCGGCTGGCTGGATGGTAATAATGGACACCATTTCGAATAGCCAAGCCTCAGCTCAGTTCtctgacggtggcgccatccTCTCTTGCGGGGCTCTAGCGGCGGCTGGGCATGCTTTGGCCTATAAAAATAGCTACCATAAAGGATGTAAAAAATGCTTCTCCAGAACTCGACCATCCATTAGTGTGGCATGCGAAAGTATGGGTCACCGCGGTCTCCTCGGTTGTCCTTTGCTGGCGGATATGTGCTATATACAACGAAATTCTAATCGGGGGCAATGTCAACCAACTCCGCTCTAGGCCACGAATTGATGGTTTGTTGTCGTATAAACCGAGAAGTGAAAGGACATTGACGCACTCTGGAGTTTCTTGCTCCTCGGTCCCGCTACGGAGCTGCTGTCTCTAACCAACAATTAGAACTCATGGCTGCAATCGAAATGATAACAAACAGCGTTCTTCGCTGATTCTAGGCGTATTTCCGATGTTCACCACTAAAA encodes the following:
- the LOC131210566 gene encoding ribosomal RNA-processing protein 7 homolog A, with product MAMAEEFTVIPMKFEENDIHCHQIFVKENIAKGSSKQKPVGRTLYVLNIPPYATEESLRQAFSVCGEVQNVILQEKPSVNETTPVNTPLPCNLFQFKIAYIVFQDKTSVRKVLKKRMVNPLNADKTLLTGVDKWTKAYQERIPDPVAMQVEIDRYMKTYDKQVAAAKTQNRQVQESGWTTVSKKNSGVFSQKQSVVKKLEKKLDNDRNTKELKNFYTFQIRESKKNDIISLRKKYDRDLKKMERIKKTKRFKPY
- the LOC131210314 gene encoding integrator complex subunit 15; this encodes MTSQERSMLRKMEFPDMARDALPIIENLIINRNKHDMAMDLISEFIFRERREEQRGAPQYGKHSSAPRLSSIEEFQLVLVLCDYFARPGPDATRNAVFLSLFGGSNTRTSVLNKLISTAVSGSIAPLLCAAGTWMQQLGCTSPASLELAQCIVRDFVIFSKKSSEQLKSLPLVAPRFAANLITAVTDLYLNGGGKEHLETPPDLLLEVITEWVSETPSLCLASQQQPALPSGAIAMPVTTPLAGLIRWCVLSLLITDKQELYSKLHLAVLQSLLEAAPPVTTPPTLQPINAQHLTLIVNTVQAEMENLTKQGTNLEEEHLQSCLERFAQAIQVGLTSRCVFGNITQLVFRLESLPGQNKLLQIVINANKSS
- the LOC131210204 gene encoding histone deacetylase complex subunit SAP30 homolog — translated: MMMTNNGFSTGEEDSRGPADQICCLLDDGERCRQQAGNASYSKRIQKTVTQRRLKLSIDSHARHIYICDFHKARIQCARTKRRRRDSEDDSNETDTDLPEVDLYQLQVNTLRRYKRFYKVSTRPGINKAQLSETIMKHFKTIPIKEKEILTYFIYMVKSNSNKLDQKNNASAEAT